The DNA window AAACTAAATGGTCTAAAACACTTTACATACACCTGTGTGTTACCTGTTTCTGTTTTTTCAATGCCACTGGTTTATCAAAGCTAAGTTCCTCTTCATCATCTGTTGGCAAATCTTGAAAGTAGTCTATTTCCTCCCCAAGACtctcctttccctctcttttatcCATGTCCTCCAGAAAAGCCTCCATTTCTGAGAGCTTAAAAAACCTGTCATCCACTTCTGAAACGGTCACATTAGATTTTGATAATTTGGCAGTTGACCGTCTCtgttgtttggtttgtttttcaaATTTATCTACATTAAAGTCCAAATCAGAGTCCTCGCCAGAAAAGTCCTCTTCCTCATTGTCTCCAGATGATTTCGGTCTTTGTTCCAATTCCTCCTCTTCGTCATCCTCCTCGCTCTCCTCAGCCAAATCCTCATTATCAGTAGctccattattattatcatcatcagcagcagcagcatcctcctcctcctcctcctcctcctctgtgtcTTCAAGAAAAGTTATAGAGTCATCTGTGACAGCTTGCCCAACTATGTCCTCAAACTGTTTCAGTAATGCACTATTCTGAAGCTCCAGCTCCTGCCAGATTTGCTCCTCGTCAAAGTTCTCAATGACCAGCTGCTCAAGGGGGCTTCTTTTACAGCCTGCAGGCTCATGAGCCTTATGCAGATCATAAAGTGTCTTGGTGAGTGATGTGAAGTCTGCTGCTAGAGCATCCTGGACACTGAGAGGGGGAAAGGATAGAATGAAGAATTTGGTTGCATGGCAAGGATTTTTTTTCAAGCTgtttgtaataatataatatatatatatattttgtttttttacattcactTTCGTAAACAAAGGATATCCTTGCTGTTACAGTTGGAACtctatgtttaaaaaaacatttgacaatgATAAAGCTGTAATTTGTATatatgatttaattattattattattatggctcATTATTATATACACAAAGCTAAACGGACTGAAAAAAAAATCCCTGTATTTggacaatttaaaaatatatggaAAACAATATCTAAAACAAGTAACAATATGAAAGCAATACGAACTATGCAACTTTTTACAACGTACACATTGTTCTATAATGTAATTTGAGATGCTTCACTTTCAGATATTTTTTCCCATACACTCCTGGCATGTTTAtctaaatatttaatgtttttgaaacagttacaattttaattgttcttaataataataataaaataataataataataataataataaaaggataGAATGATACAGATCAGTgatatttataaaacaaaataatatcattaaataaaaacaacgcTGTACATTTCACTGTTAAAGACAGAACTAAAAATAATATGTTATGTTTCCAACCCCAAAGTGAGAGTTATGCACATGTGTGGCTATAAGCTATTCGGCTAGCTTACAGTTTGACAGCAAATATTTCAACTGGCAAGCTTTCAACACACAAGTCATCTGTGTAAACAAAATGGCTAAACCAAGTAATGTGCATCTAACCTGAGAAATAGATCGGGGTGCGCTGTGTTGGTGTTTAATAGCTGTAGACAACTCTGCAGTGTGCTGCTGCCAACCCCGTTCGCCATCGCTGCAGTGCAGACACATGGGATCCTCCGTGCGTTTCGTAAATACAACCGCCGGAAACATGGAACACTATATTGCATTCCATATAGAACGTTCCGTATTACATCAACGTGTATAAATATTTCCaagttacattttaatttgatttgcaTAACATATCTAGAATATAAAATGATTATTCTTAATTATTATGATCATATATTTTGTAACAGTGCGCCTGTTACCAGATCacatttgccatttttaaataaagtcttttttttttttttctatattcaGTGACAGTGAAAACAAAGATGGCTGCATCAATACTGAAGGTTGCAGGTAAATAGTTAACTGATATTTTTCGaggaagatttttttattttttttaatgtacgcAAAATTAGTTATTTTATTGCAACTGTTGCCGTTTCAGTTATCTATAGCTCTGATTCTCGTGGATTAAAATATAACCCATCATATAACAGCATTTTCattggggagaccggggctagctgtcacacagggaagttgtcacaagggcaatATCTCACTAACGATGAGATTTGGAgtaaaaagtccaattacacaaatgtgtgttttgcaTACTAGTTTTGttcaaacacctagtttaaaCCCCTCgtaaattacgtttttttttttttttttttttttttttttgtgaattctaccatACAAAGTAAATATTCTCTATTATCGTAGTTTTGTAATGGCTTTCAGGAAAACAAGCGAATATCAAACCACATTGGCCTACATTCAGCTAAGGGccaactatattatgaaggcagatttttacttAAAGGTTCAACTGTGTTCTTATAGgacaaaagtatttttcatgaaaatcagGTTGTGTTTGATATTTTTGCACGTTACCTTTTCGATTTTTGTTGTTTCCTGAATAGTTTTGtgcctctttttcttttttttttttattttttacttgtgaaataaaataaaatacaagtaaATTAGGCTGCCCCGCTATTGGGACAAAAGCTGTCACAATAGTTCAACCAGTGTGTGTTCAACAAAGTGTATCTTTGTCCTGGGCAATATCGGTGAAaattttcagggttttttttttttttttttgtagccaagtcTTTAAAATAATTGGCTATGCAGAAATTAACTTCAAAAAATAAACCTGACtaaagtaaaaagtgtgacaactagccctggtctcccccgATTGTTATTCCAGGTCTCTCGAGGTGTGCATGGCACGCTTTACCCTCAGTGAGGGCATTGTCTCTGTCTGTGCCCGTCAGTCAAGGTGTTCCTCAGTCATTGTGGAAGTTAGGCAGGTTGAATCATGTGGCCATCGCAGTACCAGACCTAGAGAAAGCCACAGCACTGTACCGCGATGTGCTGGGTGCTCATGTGAGCGCTACTGTGCCTCTCCCAGAGCATGGCGTGTACACTGTGTTTGTGGAACTGGGCAACACCAAGCTGGAGCTTCTGCACCCCCTGGGAGAGAAAAGCCCCATAGCAGGATTCCTGAATAAAAACAAAGCTGGTGGGATGCATCATATCTGTATTGAGGTAAAAGATTGCATGGAATTTGATTGaaatttaatattataattttgtctttggtagaggtagaccgatatatcagttttactgattaatcggcgccgatagttgctttttgaaactatccTTATCGGcaaaaaaatctatgccaataattttttcatcattacataatttcaaaataagagtccccggtgtgtttcaggcttgtttatacttttaaaaagtcccacgttatgcatcAGAAAATGTTTCTgcttattttggggattttggttgaacaataaactgcatctgggattttattcatttaggactctttgtctgtgcccatcatagtgaGTAaagaatacactttttttttaatttattattatataaattaatttgactaaaaaattaaaaattaaaagatgGTTAATCAGTAatctgcctttcccaccaccttagttttcggtattggcaaaatccactcggtcgacctctagtctttggtttatcacagtatttgttttattatatagaATATTAgattaaaactaataaaataagtaaacaaaaAGAGGAAGACACCATTGCACTCTTTCATTAAGCAGGTTGTTTGTATCCATTGTCATGgatatttttatattatgaatATTTATATTGTTGGAGTTTTGCAAATGAGAGTGAAGTGGATGAGCAAGATCAACTGTTATATTCATTCCAATTCTGACAGCAGTATTTTCATAAAAGCTGCTGAGCTGAAACTGCTGTTTCCCAATTTCAGTTTCCATTTTAACAGTCCTGATCAGTTTTCTTTTTAATTCTCATTCCCATGTTTCCATAGCAGACTGTAATGTTAAATACCGGGATGCTCTAAGCCATCTTATCCCTTAATTCTTGAATTCACAAAATACCAATACAATAATAATGTTTGATGAGAAAAatatagtatataaaaaaataaaataaataaataaataaaaaaacatttctggcTACATTGAATTTAGTGCTAATGTTCATTACTGTGGAGCACAATTACTCAGACAGACTTACATATTCAGAAACAAAATTTTCTTTAGATTAAATTACTACAGTTATTGCTGGTGTCTATAGACCTGTTCAGACTTGGAATTAGTTTACTAGGCATCGGAAAATGTGAACTGATGTAAATATACTTTATAAAAATAcgttattaattaattaactaattTTTGTGTGTCAGTATCCATAATTTACTTTCTGTTGCCTGTTTGATTGCAGGTTGATGATATCAATGCAGCAATAGTTGATTTGAAGGCAAAGCAAATCAGGCTGCTCTCCCCGGAGCCACGAATAGGAGCACATGGCAAACCTGTGATGTTCCTCCACCCTAAAGACTGTGATGGAGTTCTTGTGGAGATAGAACAAGCATAGATATTACACATGTCCCAAGTGGTTACACTATCTAGCAAATAGTGACACTCAGTTTAAAACATCTGATTAGGTTATTAAATTTTTACGTAAGCTGAAGTTATGCAAGTGATGTTTGAAAGTAAAATGGGATGTTTCCACTTTCCGTCATTGTTACTCTCTCGTTGTGTGTTTGATTTTCATGGAATTTTCCCTTATTGTTTCACTGataattatttattactttttgattaaaataaatatttagtttgaGTTAGTTGAGAATTTTCCTGTCccatttacaaaaacaaacacacttaaAAATCTCCTGCCAATTAGGTTTTCTATGAAGcacttaatatattttattaataaagatGCATCATGAAATATTACAATTTATGAtccaattttaattttattataacgTTTTTGTAATTATGCAGTtgtataatttgtatttgttgcTGGTTGTTTTCTACTGTTGTAGTAAAAGTATTGACAATTAGAATAATAGAAGCAGAATTAAGTacacaaaaatctgttttttaaatGCTACAAAATAAAGGAAAGAGGTTCACCTTTACCATTTGAAAGTATATGTTCATAAATGTGGATTGAAATCGACGACACAATCCTCTCATCTGTCTCTCAATAGAGCAGACAGATTGAAGCTTTTTTTGTTTGGCTGACAACCATGTGATCGGGATACAACTTGGACCATACCCATCTCTCCACTGTAGTCAACCCTCTGCCAAATAGAAATTTGTTTTGATATTATGCCTTAAATGTGCTTCTTTTGGATACAACTGTAGGAGTAAGATTAGGAACTGATGTTTGTGGGCTGGCAGATTTCTCGCTGTGTGGTCTCTAAGGTCCTTGTTTGAAGTTTTCTGCATTATCGTCTTCTTCTTTTATTGAAATTAATAGggtcttttttgtcattttaagctGTTTTTGACATTCCAATTCTTTGGGCAGTCTGAAAAAGAATAATGTGTCCAGTGAAATACTCACTCAGCCTCTTGCagaccttttttttaatttattttttatatcttcatATTTTGACTGgatttaaagagttagttcaccctaaaatgaaaattccctcatcatttactcaccctcatgccatcccagatgtgtatgactttctttcttctgcagaatacaaagatttttagaagctctctaggtccacacaatgcaagtgaatggttaccaaaactttgaagctccaaaaagtacataaaggcagccgaaaagtaatccatatgactccagtggtttaatccgtgtcttctgaagtattccaatcagttctgggtgaaaacagaccaaaatgtaactcaattgtcactataaatcttgacatctgcagtctcttgccaatcatgatttcaagctcgattgcactttctagcactctgcgcatgcgtaaagcactaggaagtgttatcgagcttgaaattatgatcgtgcctagagactgcaatggccagttgtacagtgaaaaaggagttacatttttgtctgttctcacacaaaatcatttggattacttcagaagacatggattagaccactggagtcatattaattacttttatgctgcctttaagtgcttttggagcttgaaagtgttcaATCCCATTGACCTGCACTATATggatacagagctgaaatattcttctataaatcttcatttgtgttctgcagaagaatgaaagtcatacacatcttgaatgggatgagggtgagaaaattatgagggaattgtcctttttgggagtactatccctttaaaaagggaATGTCTTTTACTATTTTGCTTTAgatcaaataaagagaaaataaccataaaataataaaaacatttagagaGGTACATTATAATGCTTCCTAATTATTTTCAGTAGAAGCTTGCCTTCGCTTGTCATATTGTAGAAAAAGTCATAATATGAAAACATCTGTCAGGATGAAACATTTTGCAAGAGTTGCAGCGTAGTAATTATGTTGTTTTCAGTGTACCAAAGGCAGCTCATCCTAATTGCTCAAATATTTAAAGCACATGTCCAGTTTTGTCTGTGGTATTGTGAGTTGCTTTACCACCGTAGATGAGAAACATCACAGATTAGAAAGACTTTCTCAATTTAGTCTGGCTCAGAATACTGTAGTCTATTGGAAAAGAGATGGCACCAACTGATCACCAACATATTCCTTATTAGTTACAGTTTTCTCAGTATTGCACAGCTAATATTTTGATATCAATGCAGTGATaaatttgtctttctttttccccCTAATTTATCCTCTTATGGCaacactgtgttttcttaatgtgtCTAGCTTTCTCATTTTCATTTATGCTATAACACGTAATGATTTCAAGTACATCCAACAGCAACAGGATGAAAAGATTATTTGCTTACTGGAATTAAGACGTAATGTCATATTGTGAATCCGATCTTAAACGAGTCAGGGATGCATCATGCATTAGGAGACCTTATCTGCCTTTGGCTTCCCCAAAACATGTTTTGTATAAATGACATCACAAATCACTAAGGACAGTGGATGGTCAATAATTTGTAGgctatgctgcattccattcaactcagaaagtcggattttccaacttcctactgggaaaagtgcaatggaccCTTGAAGTCGTAATTCCAATTTGGAAAGTCGTGCGGAAATGTTAAACTGCAacttcgctgagatgcaggtgcgtgacgtcacacaatcatgtcggcacccaggaagatatacAACATAAGTGATAAACAGtcacttgtattaaataatatcgataaatgagtcaaagttcctacattacatgatattaaagactGTTTAACAAACGtcagcagagtagcaggtgttctaaacattattttactggcgAGAGTTGAATCATGAgagtaaattatactctcttttgataatcgtacacctgtagcacaaatgctagtgttgcaAATAGTGTTTCTGAATTGGGTTTAtaagagacatctctggtgacagtcaaacacctgctaaactaatgggagcattgcagttttgtttactTAAActtcatcttccgagcatctggcagtGGAgggcatttatggttggagatcagagatatcaagtgggaatatcccacatctgatttGAATGTAACACAGCATTATGAATTACTGATGACAGGCAGGAGACTTTAATAGCAAGATGGCTTAATAAGAACGCCTCGATTAACACATGTTTCATGTTTAGCTTCGTAAGATTGCAGATGAAGACTAGTTTTAAAGGAAATACGAATAAAATGAATGCATCACACAAAGCTCTTTTTCTCGGGCGGGGTTTGTGATGATTTCGCCCGGCGCTGCAGTGGAGCGTCCCCTGCTGTTCTCTTCAGTCTCCGGGATGCAGAGTCGGTCCACCGAGGGGTTTGTCGGACGGTGCGGTTCCCACTCTCTCTTCCTCTGAAATCAAAGGACTTCTTTATGTGCACACTGCAGAACCAGAGGTTATGAAGGTAGGCCggttttgtatgttttattttttccgaACTGAAGGTTTAGGTTACTGTACCGCGTGCATGTGTAATGAAGGGATGCTCTCGTGTACACTGAAGGATTCGGCAGGATTTCATCCTCACAGTGCAACATCAAACCATGTAGATATTCATAGTTACTCTCCCAAAGTCGTAAACAATCTAGAAATCACTTTTCTGAAAGGGCTGTTTTTAATTTAAGGCTAAATCTTCCTCcacctttctctttttttccatgtGAGAAACTCCTTTTTCACGTGTGAAATCACTTTTCATTAAGCTACAATTAAGCGACACTGCTTTAAATggaataatgaaaaacaaataccTGTGTTGCACAAGTTTGTCCTATATAAGTTTCATATTGGGCTATTATCAAGgacgtaaccatgtcttgaataTTGGGGGTatcaaaccattttgggggtggggggttgcgGGTGTTGAAGTCACAGATATaattgtcctctttggtcctttaaaatagtaaaggctctGATTGCAATAATTCTcggaataaaggctttaaatgccaTAAAGGCccaacatttt is part of the Myxocyprinus asiaticus isolate MX2 ecotype Aquarium Trade chromosome 2, UBuf_Myxa_2, whole genome shotgun sequence genome and encodes:
- the mcee gene encoding methylmalonyl-CoA epimerase, mitochondrial, encoding MAASILKVAGLSRCAWHALPSVRALSLSVPVSQGVPQSLWKLGRLNHVAIAVPDLEKATALYRDVLGAHVSATVPLPEHGVYTVFVELGNTKLELLHPLGEKSPIAGFLNKNKAGGMHHICIEVDDINAAIVDLKAKQIRLLSPEPRIGAHGKPVMFLHPKDCDGVLVEIEQA